In Nitrosarchaeum koreense MY1, one genomic interval encodes:
- a CDS encoding pyridoxamine 5'-phosphate oxidase family protein yields MQLVGILQIKSPQKIKEFLNQEHVGRISSIDENGYPQIIPMNFVFLNDFVYMHSHIKGEKIDNINRNCKVGFEVDRELEFLPSYFEDPKDASLADTLYVSVVIKGTASLVSNKEEKTLALNGLMKKYQPEGGYDPIQSSMRVLDAVAVIKVIPEVLSGKYKIGQNMRPESRVHLAQQILKRNSPTAKETLKIMGFEITSSGLQMVDEPVW; encoded by the coding sequence TTGCAACTAGTTGGAATTTTACAAATAAAGTCACCCCAAAAAATTAAAGAATTTTTGAATCAAGAACATGTTGGACGTATTTCAAGTATTGATGAGAATGGATATCCTCAGATAATCCCAATGAATTTTGTTTTTTTAAATGATTTTGTATACATGCATTCGCATATCAAAGGTGAAAAAATAGATAACATCAATAGAAACTGTAAAGTTGGGTTTGAAGTTGATAGAGAGTTGGAATTTTTACCCTCATATTTTGAAGATCCAAAAGATGCATCTCTGGCTGATACATTGTATGTCAGCGTTGTAATCAAAGGTACTGCATCACTAGTATCAAACAAGGAAGAAAAAACACTTGCGTTAAATGGCTTAATGAAAAAATATCAGCCTGAGGGTGGGTATGATCCGATCCAATCTTCTATGAGAGTTTTAGATGCAGTAGCAGTTATCAAAGTTATTCCTGAAGTTCTTTCAGGTAAATACAAAATTGGACAAAACATGCGTCCTGAAAGTAGAGTTCATTTGGCACAACAAATACTAAAAAGAAATTCTCCAACTGCAAAAGAAACTTTGAAAATAATGGGATTTGAAATTACTAGTTCTGGATTGCAGATGGTTGATGAACCAGTTTGGTAA
- a CDS encoding Lrp/AsnC family transcriptional regulator, which produces MEIAYILIQCDLGSEEQIINQIMQIPEVKEVRGTYGIYDVFCKVQADTKDSLDNVITNKIRKIPKIRSTITLHYIPSQGGK; this is translated from the coding sequence ATGGAAATTGCATATATTTTGATACAGTGTGATTTAGGTTCCGAAGAGCAGATCATAAATCAAATTATGCAAATTCCAGAAGTAAAAGAAGTAAGAGGAACATATGGAATTTATGATGTTTTTTGCAAAGTTCAAGCAGACACAAAAGATTCGCTTGATAATGTAATTACGAATAAAATTAGAAAGATTCCAAAGATTCGCTCAACCATAACACTTCATTACATACCATCACAAGGAGGAAAGTAG
- the uvrA gene encoding excinuclease ABC subunit UvrA — MAENKLKIRGARHHNLKNIDVDIPKNKLVVISGLSGSGKSTLAFDTIYAEGQRRYVESLSAYARQFLEMMDKPDVDSIEGLSPAISIQQKTTSKNPRSTVGTTTEIYDYMRLLFARIGIPYCVNCSRKISSQSVETICDSILRNFADQKILILSPIVQRKKGTYEKLFEQIKKDGYSRIRLNGEILSLDEPISPLDRQKWHNIEIVVDRIQAEKSERSRLFEAIQTAIKASKGDVMVSSDKSEKIFSQNNACPYCGLTIGELEPRTFSFNSPFGMCKACNGLGVKMEFDEDLVIPDKSKSILDGAIVPWSGRFSAFRKQALRAVGKKFGFDLMTPIEKISLKHLKIILHGSNDLIDFKYQSKSGDSSWQYTDAFEGVLVNLQRSFMETDSESKREWLKQFMRDTPCTACNGKKLKPESLAVKINDKGIMDVCDLSIDHCYDFFSTLQLTENEQYIAKDVLKEIKERLEFLMNVGLNYLTLNRLSSTLSGGESQRIRLATQIGSNLTGVLYVLDEPTIGLHQRDNERLIKTLTKLRDLGNTVIVVEHDEEIMRNSDWIIDLGPGAGVHGGNVVFEGTVKQILHNKKSITGEYLKNNSLIKLDGKIRNRSGTLVIKGASENNLKSIDVEIPLGLFVSVTGVSGSGKSTLINDILLKSLENYFYKSNIKSGSHSGISGLEYIDKVIAIDQSPIGRTPRSNPATYIGAFTPIRELYANTELAKERGYSLGQFSFNVADGRCFACEGDGVKQIEMQFLSDVYVKCDECKGKRYNSETLSVLYKGKNISDVLNMTVYEALQFFENIPSIKRKLQTVYDVGLGYIKLGQSSTTLSGGEAQRVKLASELSKRGTGKTFYILDEPTTGLHFADVQKLLDVLNRLVNLGNTVLVIEHNLDVIKNSDWLIDLGPEGGDEGGKIVTVGTPEQVSRAPGSYTGKYLKKLLK; from the coding sequence ATGGCAGAAAATAAATTAAAAATTCGTGGTGCAAGACACCATAATTTAAAAAATATTGATGTAGACATTCCAAAAAATAAACTCGTTGTAATTAGTGGGTTATCTGGTTCTGGAAAATCAACTTTAGCTTTTGATACGATTTATGCTGAAGGACAGAGACGTTATGTTGAATCTCTTTCTGCATATGCAAGACAATTTCTTGAAATGATGGACAAACCTGATGTTGATTCTATTGAAGGTCTTTCACCTGCAATATCTATTCAACAAAAAACAACAAGCAAAAACCCACGTTCTACTGTTGGAACCACTACTGAAATTTATGATTACATGAGACTACTTTTTGCAAGAATTGGAATTCCTTATTGTGTGAATTGTTCACGAAAAATTTCCAGTCAATCCGTTGAAACAATCTGTGATTCTATTCTCAGAAATTTTGCTGATCAAAAGATTTTGATTTTATCTCCAATTGTTCAAAGAAAAAAAGGAACGTATGAAAAATTATTTGAACAGATAAAAAAAGATGGATACTCTAGAATACGCCTAAATGGGGAAATTTTAAGCCTTGATGAGCCAATTTCTCCACTTGATAGACAAAAATGGCATAATATTGAGATTGTAGTTGACAGAATTCAGGCAGAAAAATCTGAAAGATCTAGGCTTTTTGAAGCAATACAAACTGCAATAAAAGCATCAAAAGGCGATGTTATGGTTTCTTCTGATAAATCTGAAAAGATATTTTCTCAAAATAATGCTTGCCCTTACTGTGGTCTGACAATTGGTGAGCTAGAACCACGAACCTTCTCATTTAACTCACCATTTGGAATGTGTAAAGCATGTAATGGTTTGGGAGTGAAGATGGAGTTTGATGAAGATCTTGTAATTCCAGATAAAAGCAAATCCATTTTAGATGGCGCAATTGTTCCCTGGAGTGGAAGATTTTCTGCATTTAGAAAACAAGCGTTAAGAGCTGTTGGTAAAAAATTTGGTTTTGATTTAATGACCCCAATTGAAAAAATATCTCTAAAACATCTTAAAATTATTTTACATGGCTCAAACGATTTGATTGATTTTAAATATCAATCAAAGTCTGGTGATTCATCTTGGCAATACACTGATGCCTTTGAAGGAGTACTTGTCAATCTTCAGCGGTCATTTATGGAGACCGATTCTGAATCTAAACGTGAATGGCTAAAACAATTCATGCGAGATACCCCTTGCACTGCATGTAATGGAAAAAAATTAAAACCAGAGTCACTTGCAGTAAAAATCAATGATAAAGGAATAATGGATGTATGTGACTTATCAATAGATCACTGCTATGATTTTTTTTCTACATTACAATTAACTGAGAATGAACAATACATCGCCAAAGACGTACTAAAGGAAATCAAAGAACGATTAGAATTTCTAATGAATGTGGGGTTAAACTATCTTACATTGAATAGATTAAGCTCAACACTATCTGGTGGAGAATCTCAGCGAATTAGATTGGCAACTCAAATAGGTTCTAATCTTACTGGTGTCTTGTATGTACTTGATGAGCCAACAATTGGATTACATCAGCGTGATAATGAACGCCTCATTAAAACGCTAACAAAGCTGCGAGATTTAGGAAATACAGTCATTGTTGTAGAGCATGACGAAGAAATTATGCGAAATTCGGATTGGATTATTGATTTGGGTCCAGGCGCCGGAGTTCATGGCGGTAACGTAGTATTTGAGGGAACTGTAAAACAAATACTTCATAATAAAAAATCTATAACAGGAGAATATCTAAAAAATAATTCTCTTATAAAACTTGATGGAAAAATTCGTAATCGTTCTGGAACTCTGGTAATTAAAGGCGCATCTGAAAATAATTTAAAGAGTATTGATGTTGAAATTCCTCTTGGTTTGTTTGTTTCAGTAACTGGTGTCTCTGGTTCTGGAAAATCTACTCTGATTAATGATATTTTATTAAAATCCCTTGAAAATTATTTTTATAAATCCAATATTAAATCTGGATCTCATAGTGGGATTTCAGGTCTTGAATATATTGATAAAGTTATAGCAATTGATCAATCCCCAATTGGTAGAACTCCTCGTTCTAATCCTGCAACTTACATTGGTGCCTTTACTCCTATTAGAGAACTATATGCAAATACTGAGTTAGCAAAAGAAAGAGGATATTCTTTGGGCCAGTTTTCTTTTAATGTGGCTGATGGAAGATGTTTTGCATGTGAAGGCGATGGTGTAAAACAAATAGAGATGCAGTTCTTGTCTGATGTTTATGTAAAATGTGATGAATGTAAAGGAAAGCGTTACAATTCTGAAACGCTTTCAGTTTTGTATAAAGGAAAAAATATTTCTGATGTTTTGAATATGACTGTCTACGAAGCGCTTCAATTTTTTGAAAATATCCCTTCAATTAAAAGAAAACTACAAACCGTCTATGATGTTGGATTGGGATATATAAAATTGGGACAGTCATCAACTACATTGTCAGGCGGAGAGGCCCAAAGAGTAAAACTTGCATCTGAATTATCAAAAAGAGGAACAGGAAAAACATTTTACATTCTTGATGAGCCTACTACCGGATTACATTTTGCTGACGTTCAAAAACTACTTGATGTTCTAAATAGATTGGTGAATTTAGGAAATACTGTATTGGTAATTGAACATAATTTGGATGTGATTAAAAATTCTGATTGGTTAATTGATTTGGGACCTGAGGGTGGTGATGAAGGTGGTAAGATAGTGACTGTTGGAACTCCTGAACAAGTTTCAAGAGCTCCTGGAAGTTATACTGGAAAATATCTTAAAAAATTACTCAAATGA
- a CDS encoding glycerate kinase type-2 family protein, which produces MIIQNYEELATSEKKIDCLKILEEGLKAADPENIIPKFVTPEEIKINGKTIKLNKFSGIYTVAFGKAGDSMTRALNAIIPIKNGIIVIPKGSKSKIKGKKFQIFNSGHPKPDQTSVKAAKEVIKFLQNRREGELVIYLVSGGGSSLLAIPDDITLDDKIYVTDLLLKSGSTIQEFNCIRKHLSKIKGGRLVENTKCQGIGLVMSDVEGDDLSSIASGTTYMDDTTFLEALNIINKYKLKNKIPLEILQRLEDGFKGKIPETPKKALIENYIIANNKNCLDAMELKAKELGYKTKTMQIFGNIKDATQKIMENISDEQKTCLIFGGEPTVEVIGKGSGGRNQELVLRILKNAQNMKKIAIASAGTDGIDGNSLFAGAIIENIKIDESIIKEFLKNSDSARFFQKQKCNIRTDFTHTNLMDIGMVLK; this is translated from the coding sequence ATGATTATTCAAAATTATGAAGAATTGGCAACATCAGAAAAGAAGATAGATTGTTTGAAGATTCTAGAGGAAGGACTAAAAGCTGCAGACCCAGAAAATATTATACCAAAATTTGTCACTCCAGAAGAAATTAAAATTAACGGAAAAACTATCAAACTAAACAAGTTTTCTGGAATCTATACGGTGGCATTTGGAAAAGCAGGAGATTCCATGACACGGGCACTAAATGCTATAATTCCAATAAAAAACGGCATCATAGTAATCCCAAAAGGTTCAAAATCAAAAATAAAAGGTAAAAAATTTCAGATTTTTAATTCTGGACATCCAAAACCTGATCAGACAAGTGTAAAGGCAGCAAAAGAAGTGATAAAATTTCTACAAAATAGAAGAGAAGGAGAATTAGTGATTTATTTGGTCTCAGGGGGAGGATCATCATTACTTGCAATTCCTGATGACATAACATTGGATGATAAAATCTACGTGACCGATCTGTTGCTAAAATCAGGATCTACAATTCAAGAGTTTAACTGTATTAGAAAACACTTATCAAAAATCAAGGGGGGCAGACTAGTTGAAAATACTAAATGTCAAGGAATTGGACTAGTCATGTCAGATGTTGAAGGAGATGATCTTTCATCTATTGCATCAGGGACAACATACATGGACGATACAACATTTTTAGAGGCACTAAACATAATCAACAAGTACAAATTAAAAAATAAAATCCCATTAGAAATTTTACAAAGATTAGAAGATGGATTTAAAGGAAAGATTCCTGAAACACCGAAAAAAGCACTGATTGAAAATTACATCATTGCAAACAATAAAAATTGTCTTGATGCAATGGAATTAAAAGCTAAAGAGCTTGGATATAAAACAAAAACGATGCAGATATTTGGTAACATAAAAGATGCTACACAAAAAATTATGGAAAATATTTCAGATGAACAAAAAACTTGCCTAATATTTGGTGGTGAACCGACAGTTGAAGTAATCGGAAAAGGATCAGGAGGAAGAAATCAAGAGTTAGTTTTAAGAATTTTAAAGAATGCACAAAACATGAAAAAAATTGCTATTGCATCAGCAGGTACCGATGGGATTGATGGAAATTCATTATTTGCAGGAGCAATAATAGAAAATATCAAAATTGACGAGTCAATAATTAAAGAATTTTTAAAAAATAGTGATTCTGCAAGATTCTTTCAAAAACAAAAATGCAATATTCGAACCGATTTTACCCATACGAATCTTATGGATATAGGCATGGTATTGAAATAA
- the uvrB gene encoding excinuclease ABC subunit UvrB: protein MQQIHKFELVSEYEPTGDQPQAIDTLISGVKKGTVQTLLGVTGSGKTFSIANVIARTGKNTLVISHNKTLAAQLYSELKQFFPKNNVGYFVSYYDYYQPESYLPQTDTYIEKDTQINEKIEKLRLEATAMLLSGEPTIIVSTVSCIYSLGNPKDWEDLAITINTGDVIKRNDLIKKFIDARYERNDTEVAPGNFRVKGDTIDIIPAYSEDIVRISMFGDDVEKITLLDNISLKEKRIITQMKIFPAKHYLIAKDVREKAILSIKNELKQRLPELNELEKQRLEMRTKYDLEMIEELGYCSGIENYSRHFDGRKAGEKAFCLMDFFGDDYLLVIDESHVTLPQLHGMYKGDYSRKQQLVTYGFRLPSAYDNRPLKFEEFEDYLKNTIFVSATPSDYEKKISSQIAEQLVRPTGLLDPTVEIRSTKDQMDDLIQEIAKRSVKNERVLVTTLTKRMAEDLAEYLSKKQVRVRYMHSEIEGLQRTELIRQLRLGEFDVLVGINLLREGLDIPEVSLVAILDADKEGFLRNFTSLIQTFGRAARNENGTVIMYADTITKSMSNAINETKRRKEKQIQFNKEHNITPKTIIKSVPEQVTTLDESKLKSTHDLATDIIELEYQMKKYSEELDFERAIECRDRIKRLEKEIKFKDGRK from the coding sequence TTGCAACAAATCCATAAATTTGAACTTGTATCTGAATATGAGCCTACAGGTGATCAACCTCAAGCTATTGACACTTTAATTTCAGGTGTAAAAAAAGGAACGGTTCAGACACTATTAGGTGTAACAGGAAGTGGAAAGACATTTTCAATTGCAAATGTAATTGCAAGAACTGGAAAGAACACACTAGTAATTTCTCACAATAAGACTTTGGCTGCACAACTTTATTCTGAACTAAAACAGTTTTTTCCAAAAAACAATGTTGGATATTTTGTATCATACTATGATTACTATCAGCCTGAAAGTTATCTGCCTCAGACCGATACATATATTGAAAAAGATACTCAGATTAATGAAAAAATTGAAAAACTGCGTTTAGAGGCAACTGCAATGCTTCTATCTGGCGAGCCTACTATTATTGTGTCTACAGTATCTTGTATCTACTCACTTGGTAATCCAAAAGACTGGGAGGATCTGGCAATTACAATTAATACCGGTGATGTAATAAAAAGAAATGATCTTATAAAAAAATTCATTGATGCACGATATGAAAGAAATGATACTGAAGTGGCTCCTGGAAATTTTAGAGTAAAAGGTGATACTATAGATATCATTCCTGCATATTCTGAAGATATTGTTCGAATTTCAATGTTTGGTGATGATGTAGAAAAAATAACTTTGTTAGATAATATCTCGCTTAAAGAAAAACGTATCATAACTCAGATGAAAATATTTCCAGCCAAACATTACTTGATAGCAAAAGATGTTAGAGAAAAGGCTATCCTCTCAATCAAAAATGAACTAAAACAAAGATTGCCTGAACTCAACGAACTAGAAAAACAACGATTAGAGATGAGAACAAAATATGATCTAGAAATGATTGAAGAATTAGGTTATTGTTCAGGAATTGAAAATTATTCAAGACATTTTGATGGAAGAAAAGCTGGTGAGAAAGCATTTTGCCTGATGGATTTTTTTGGTGATGATTATTTGCTTGTTATTGATGAATCACATGTTACATTGCCACAACTACATGGAATGTACAAAGGTGATTATTCAAGAAAACAACAACTAGTAACATATGGTTTTCGCTTACCTAGCGCATATGATAACAGACCATTAAAATTTGAAGAATTTGAAGATTATCTAAAAAATACTATTTTTGTTTCTGCAACTCCCAGTGATTATGAGAAAAAAATATCTTCTCAAATTGCCGAACAACTAGTACGACCAACTGGTCTATTAGACCCTACTGTAGAAATTAGATCTACTAAAGATCAAATGGATGATTTAATCCAGGAAATTGCTAAAAGATCCGTCAAAAATGAACGCGTTTTAGTCACAACTTTGACAAAACGTATGGCTGAAGACCTAGCTGAGTACCTCTCCAAAAAGCAAGTTAGAGTAAGATACATGCACTCTGAAATCGAGGGATTACAAAGGACAGAACTTATTCGACAACTACGATTAGGCGAATTTGATGTTCTAGTTGGAATTAATTTGTTAAGGGAAGGATTGGATATCCCTGAAGTTTCCCTTGTTGCAATACTTGATGCAGACAAGGAAGGATTCCTCAGAAATTTTACTAGTTTAATTCAAACTTTTGGAAGAGCGGCAAGAAACGAAAATGGAACAGTAATCATGTATGCTGATACTATTACAAAATCCATGTCTAATGCAATAAATGAAACTAAAAGGCGTAAAGAAAAACAAATACAATTCAATAAAGAACACAACATCACTCCCAAGACTATCATAAAGTCAGTTCCTGAACAAGTTACAACATTAGATGAATCTAAACTAAAATCGACTCATGATCTTGCTACTGATATTATAGAGTTAGAATACCAAATGAAAAAATATTCTGAAGAATTAGATTTTGAGCGAGCAATTGAATGCCGAGATAGAATAAAAAGACTGGAAAAAGAGATCAAATTTAAAGATGGCAGAAAATAA
- a CDS encoding iron-containing alcohol dehydrogenase, protein MHTVRIPKIINFGKNALGETEYPKNALVVTTVPPELSDKWLGKMGIKDYLLYDQVTPEPSIDDVNTVISKFKDKNPSVLIGLGGGSSMDVVKYAAPEMKKEKILIPTTFGTGAEMTTYCVLKFDGKKKLLREDRFLADMAVVDSYFMDGTPEQVIKSSVCDACAQATEGYDSKLGNDFTRTMCKQAFEILYDAIMNDKPENYPYGSMLSGIGFGNCSTTLGHALSYVFSNEGIPHGYSLSSCTTVAHKHNKSIFYDRFKEAMAKLGFDRLTLKADVSEAADTVMTDRGHLDPNPIPITKQDVIKCLEDIKSGNL, encoded by the coding sequence ATGCACACAGTACGCATTCCAAAAATAATTAATTTTGGAAAAAATGCACTTGGTGAAACAGAATACCCAAAAAACGCCCTAGTTGTTACAACCGTTCCTCCAGAACTTTCTGATAAATGGCTTGGTAAAATGGGGATTAAGGACTATTTACTGTATGATCAAGTAACACCTGAACCATCAATTGATGATGTCAATACTGTTATTTCAAAATTCAAAGACAAGAACCCTTCAGTGCTAATTGGATTAGGAGGAGGCAGTTCAATGGATGTAGTAAAATATGCTGCACCTGAAATGAAAAAAGAAAAAATCTTAATTCCAACTACATTTGGAACAGGAGCTGAAATGACAACATATTGCGTTTTGAAGTTTGATGGAAAAAAGAAGCTATTGCGAGAAGACAGATTTCTTGCTGACATGGCTGTAGTCGATTCGTATTTTATGGATGGTACTCCAGAACAAGTCATCAAAAGCTCTGTTTGTGATGCATGTGCACAAGCCACTGAGGGCTATGACAGCAAACTCGGTAATGACTTTACAAGAACAATGTGTAAACAAGCATTTGAGATACTCTATGATGCAATTATGAATGACAAACCGGAAAACTATCCTTATGGTTCGATGCTTTCTGGTATTGGATTTGGTAACTGTTCAACTACACTTGGACATGCATTATCATATGTGTTCTCAAATGAAGGAATTCCACACGGATACTCGTTGTCTTCTTGTACTACAGTTGCACATAAGCATAACAAATCTATCTTCTATGATAGATTCAAAGAAGCCATGGCTAAACTTGGCTTTGATAGATTGACTCTAAAGGCTGACGTATCAGAAGCAGCAGATACTGTAATGACTGACAGGGGACATTTGGATCCAAATCCAATTCCAATCACTAAACAAGATGTCATCAAGTGTCTAGAGGATATTAAATCAGGTAATCTATAA
- a CDS encoding matrixin family metalloprotease, with protein sequence MYYFFSIIQNADAKTWQVYLNPMPKQWESHFGNIYYEATAYWEKRVPGTHFTEINQREKADFVVQWASQFYGTRLGYYISSANNDLGRPYIAITLGYMDDESVKWQDVKFNLVDAEYAKLITIHELGHAIGFDHSDDPNDIMYPTIYNYDDWLQKKSQTKNLFSQLENNLQKSPQNIITQFNAKSIPLKEEVNSKVSEAKGYVYSRQDLLYSKNYQNPEAKKELDKAWVKLGEAKDYLAKSEWTQKEGEKYLSVSDHKEAYYKYLYSREMVNKVWDPILEINSAIHSADMLELEYNSQIEKQIADSATKQKDKTCLWIFCW encoded by the coding sequence TTGTATTATTTTTTTAGTATAATCCAAAATGCGGATGCAAAAACATGGCAAGTTTATCTTAATCCAATGCCAAAACAATGGGAATCTCATTTTGGAAATATTTACTATGAAGCAACTGCCTACTGGGAAAAACGAGTACCTGGAACACATTTTACAGAAATTAATCAGCGTGAAAAAGCAGATTTTGTAGTCCAGTGGGCCAGTCAATTCTATGGGACTAGACTAGGATATTATATATCCAGTGCAAACAATGACCTTGGTAGGCCATACATTGCAATTACACTAGGATACATGGACGATGAATCTGTAAAATGGCAAGATGTAAAATTCAATCTAGTTGATGCTGAGTATGCAAAACTAATTACAATTCATGAACTCGGTCATGCGATAGGCTTTGATCATAGTGATGATCCTAATGACATCATGTATCCAACAATCTACAATTATGATGACTGGTTACAAAAAAAATCGCAAACCAAAAATCTTTTCAGTCAATTAGAAAACAACCTTCAAAAATCTCCTCAAAATATTATAACTCAATTTAATGCTAAGTCTATACCACTTAAAGAAGAAGTAAATTCCAAAGTAAGTGAAGCCAAAGGATATGTCTATTCAAGACAGGATCTTTTGTACTCTAAAAACTATCAAAATCCAGAAGCAAAAAAAGAACTGGATAAAGCTTGGGTTAAACTTGGTGAGGCAAAGGACTATCTTGCAAAATCAGAATGGACCCAAAAAGAAGGTGAAAAGTATCTATCTGTATCTGACCATAAGGAAGCATATTACAAGTATCTCTATTCACGTGAGATGGTAAACAAAGTATGGGATCCAATCCTTGAAATAAATTCTGCAATTCATTCAGCAGATATGTTGGAATTAGAGTACAATAGTCAAATTGAAAAGCAGATTGCAGACTCTGCAACTAAACAAAAAGACAAAACATGTCTTTGGATTTTCTGTTGGTAA
- a CDS encoding universal stress protein, translating to MKKILVPIDGSPNSIRGLEKAIEFASNDNYSITILHVATLPPVHIIGHSKDKVKKSLAKKSQKFIKDAEDRCINQSIPFTTKLVYGSDPAYDIEQFAKKYKHDLIVIGAKGKSTLKRLFLGSVSSYLVETTKTPVTVIK from the coding sequence ATGAAAAAAATCCTTGTCCCTATTGATGGTTCTCCAAATTCTATAAGGGGTTTGGAAAAGGCAATTGAATTTGCTAGTAATGATAATTATTCTATAACTATTCTTCATGTTGCAACGCTTCCCCCAGTTCATATTATTGGGCACTCTAAAGACAAAGTCAAAAAATCTCTAGCAAAAAAATCTCAGAAATTTATCAAGGATGCAGAAGACAGATGTATTAATCAAAGTATACCATTTACAACGAAGTTAGTTTATGGTTCTGATCCTGCATATGATATTGAACAATTTGCTAAGAAATACAAACACGATCTGATTGTAATTGGAGCAAAAGGTAAAAGCACTTTAAAACGTCTTTTCTTGGGAAGCGTTTCAAGCTATCTTGTTGAAACCACAAAGACTCCAGTGACTGTAATAAAATAA
- a CDS encoding LLM class flavin-dependent oxidoreductase, which produces MITEKPLKFGIQNGLNVARAGYSEDQILTACMLADKTGYDSIFYMDHTNVPQWRNAIVLDPWVMLSAIAAVTNNVELGTCVTDAIRRHPSNIALAAITLDRVSKGRAILGIGAGEAQNLKEFCIPFEKPVSKWEEQIQVIKTLYGSTPDNTVNYDGKYYKLEGACLQAPPIRKPHPPTYMASGGTRTLELTGKLGEGWLPIGYTPELFEDHAKQIQTSMNKHNRTQEEKDKFQYALDIDVYFSEDAEESWAKMKEAVKVSLFKPEVLRVHGIKEIEGFDFVKYFTEYSMSDQSWIVKMREAATKIPDKIARSSTAVGTPDDIIPTFERFMKAGVNHFVIRFWGKNYFGSIDKFASHVMPYLREQIQK; this is translated from the coding sequence ATGATTACTGAAAAGCCATTAAAATTCGGTATTCAAAACGGATTAAATGTTGCCCGTGCAGGATATTCTGAAGATCAAATTTTAACTGCCTGTATGCTTGCCGATAAAACTGGCTATGATTCTATTTTCTATATGGATCACACAAATGTGCCCCAATGGAGAAATGCTATAGTTTTAGATCCTTGGGTAATGCTTTCTGCAATCGCTGCAGTTACAAATAATGTTGAACTGGGAACTTGTGTAACTGATGCAATCAGAAGACATCCCTCAAACATTGCATTAGCTGCAATTACACTTGATAGAGTTTCAAAAGGAAGAGCAATTTTAGGAATTGGTGCAGGTGAAGCTCAAAATTTAAAAGAATTTTGTATTCCATTTGAAAAACCAGTTTCAAAATGGGAAGAACAAATTCAAGTTATCAAAACATTGTATGGTTCAACTCCTGATAATACTGTAAATTACGATGGTAAATATTACAAACTAGAAGGTGCATGTCTTCAAGCACCTCCAATTAGAAAACCACATCCACCAACTTATATGGCATCAGGCGGTACTCGCACTTTAGAACTCACTGGAAAATTAGGAGAAGGATGGTTGCCAATTGGTTATACTCCTGAATTATTTGAAGATCATGCAAAACAAATTCAAACATCTATGAATAAACATAATCGTACTCAAGAAGAAAAAGATAAGTTCCAATATGCACTTGACATTGACGTTTACTTTTCAGAAGATGCAGAAGAATCATGGGCAAAAATGAAAGAAGCTGTAAAGGTAAGTTTGTTCAAGCCTGAAGTCTTACGAGTACATGGCATTAAAGAAATTGAAGGGTTTGATTTTGTAAAATACTTTACAGAATATTCAATGTCTGATCAATCTTGGATTGTAAAAATGAGAGAAGCTGCAACAAAAATTCCTGATAAAATTGCTCGCTCATCAACTGCCGTTGGTACTCCTGATGATATTATTCCTACATTTGAACGATTTATGAAAGCAGGTGTAAACCATTTCGTAATTAGATTCTGGGGTAAGAATTACTTTGGCTCAATTGATAAATTTGCAAGCCATGTGATGCCTTACCTGCGTGAACAAATCCAAAAATAA